Sequence from the Curtobacterium sp. MCLR17_007 genome:
CACAAGCACGCATGCGGTGCCGTGTCGCGACCAGTCCGGCGTGCGCAACGGCGACGGTCAGTCGACGAGTGCCGAACGCAGGGTGTCGAGACCGACACCGCCCAGGGCGAGTGCCCGGTGGTGGAACGCCTTGAGGTCGAAGTCGCTGCCCTGTCGTGCGGCCACGTCGTCGCGGATGGACTCCCAGACGCGCTGCCCGATCTTGTACGAGGGCGCCTGCCCGGGCCAGCCGAAGTAGCGCGCCACCTCGAAGCGGATGAAGGCGTCGTCCATGTTGACGTTCCGGCGCATGAAGTCGAGCGCGTACTCCCACGTCCACCCGCCGCCGTCCGGGTTCGTCTTCTGCAGGTGCACGCCGATGTCGAGCACGACGCGGGCGGCACGCATGCGCTGTCCGTCGAGCATGCCGAGGCGGTCGCCGTCGTCGTCCAGGAACCCGAGCTGCTCCATGAGCCGCTCGGCGTAGAGCGCCCACCCCTCGACGTGGCCGGAGGGGCCGGCGAGCTGTCGCCGCCAGGTGTTGAGCTCGCCGCGGTTGTAGACGGCCTGGCTGATCTGCAGGTGATGGCCGGGGACGCCCTCGTGGTAGACGGTGGTCTTCTCACGCCAGGTGCCGAACTCGGTCACGCCCTGGGGCACGGACCACCACATGCGGCCAGCACGGGAGAAGTCGTCGGACGGGCCCGAGTAGTAGATCCCGCCCTCTTGCGTGGGGGCGATCCGGCACTCCAGGCGCTTGATCGGGTCGGCGATGTCGAAGTACGTGCCGTCCATCGCGCGGATCGACGCGTCGCTGGTCTCCTGCATCCACCGGCGCAGGGCGTCGGTGCCGTGCAGGGTGCGGGCCGGGTCGGCGTCGAGGACCTCGATCGCCCGGGCGACGGATGCGCCGGACTCGATCCGGTCGGCGATCCGTTCCTGTTCGTCACGCATGCGCGCGAGTTCCTCGATGCCCCACTCGTACGCTTCGTCGAGGTCGACGACGGCGCCGAGGAAGCGCCGGGAGTGCAGCTCGTACGCGTCGCGGCCGACGGCGTCGACCGGGGTCGCGAGCGGCATCAGCTCGTGCTCGAGGAAGCGGCTGAGCGAGCGGTAGGCAGCAGCCGCGGCGTCGGCACCGCGCTGCAGGTCCGCGCGGAGCGACTCGGGCAGGGTCGTGCCGTCCTCGGTCGCCGCGGCGTCGGCGAGCTGCCGGAAGAAGCCGTCGGCGGCACCGCTGCGCGCGGCCTGTTCCGCGACGAGCTCCACCTGGCGGCGGGCCGGGGTGACCTGCTCGCGCGTGCCCTGGAGCAGTGACTCGCGGTACCCCTCGAGCGCGTCGGGCAGCGCGGCGAACCGGCTGGCGATGTCGTGCCAGTCGGACTCGGTCGCCGTCGGCATCAGGTCGATCGCGTCACGCAGGGACTGCGGCGGGCTCGCGATGACGTTCAGGTCACGCAGGTGGAGCCGACGCTCGTACGACTCGACGACCAGGTCGAGCTCGGCGCCGAGGTCGGTCTTCGTGACCCGGTCGACGTCGTCGACGGGGGTGGCGGCGTCGAGGGCGCCCTTCGCCGCGCGGGCGGCCGACGCCATCGCATCGGCACCGGCCGGTGAGGTGTCGCCGTACTCGCCCGTCCGGCCCGCGACCCCGATGTACGTGGCGATGGTCGGGTCGAGGTCGACGAGGGTGCTGACCCAGTCCTCGGCGACACGGTCGACGGCGGAGGGCTGGCGGACGGGGCGTTCTTCGGTCATGCCCCGACCCTACCGAGCCGGTCCGACGAGGTCAGTGGGCCGCGGCCTCCCAGTTGGCGCCGAGGCCGACGGAGACGTCCAGCGGCACCGTGAGCTCCGCCGCGCCGCCCATGCGTGTCCGCAGGATCTCCTCGACACGGTCCTGCTCGCCGGGAGCCACCTCGAGGATGAGCTCGTCGTGCACCTGCAGCAGCAGCCGGGTGCCGAGGTCGCCCTCGCGCAGGTCGGCCGCGACGCCGAGCATCGCGATCTTCATGATGTCGGCGGCCGACCCCTGGATCGGGGCGTTGAGCGCGGCACGCTCGGCGTTCTCACGCAGCACCCGGTTCGGGCTCTTGAGGTCGGGGAAGGGCCGTCGGCGACCGAAGATCGTCTCCGTGTAGCCGGCTTCGCGGGCCTCTTCGACCACGTTGCGGAGGTAGTCACGGACCGCGCCGAACCGGGCGAAGTACTCGGTCATCAGGGTGCGTGCCTCGGCCTGCTCGATGCGCAGCTGCTTCGAGAGCCCGAACGCGCTCAGCCCGTACGCCAGGCCGTAGGACATCGCCTTGACCTTCGTGCGCATCTCGGCGGAGACGTCGGCCGGCTCGACACCGAACACCCGAGCCCCGACGAAGCGGTGCAGGTCCTCGCCCTCGTTGAAGGCCTGGATGAGCCCGGGGTCGCCCGACAGGTGCGCCATGATGCGCATCTCGATCTGCGAGTAGTCCGCCGTCAGCAGCGTCGTGTACGGCTCGGCCACGGCGAACGCCGACCGGATGCGCCGACCGACGGCCGTCTTGACCGGGATGTTCTGCAGGTTCGGGTCGGTGGACGACACACGCCCGGTGCTGGTCCCGGTCTGCTCGTACCGCGTGTGGATGCGCCCGTCCACGACAGCGGCGTCGAGCGTGTCGACGATCTGGCGGAGCTTGGTGGCGTCGCGGTGCTGCAGCAGCAGCCCGAGGAACGGGTGGGGGTGCTGGTCCTGCAGGTCGGCGAGGCTGGCGGCGTCGGTCGAGAAGCCGGTCTTGGTCTTGCGGGTCTTCGGCATCGCGAGCTCGGTGAAGAGCACCTCTTGCAGCTGCTTCGGCGATCCGAGGTTGACCTCGTGACCGATCTCGGCGAAGGCCTGCTGGGCGAGCTCGGCGGCGCGCTCCCCCAGTTCCTTCGACAGCCCGGTGAGCACCGGACGGTCGATGCCGACGCCCGTGGTCTCCATCTGCGCCAGGACCGACACCAGGGGCAGTTCGATGTCGTCGAGGACCTGCAGCGAACCGGAGTCGATGCGGGCACGCAGGGCCGTGGTGACCCGGAGGACGTACCAGGCGTGCACGCCCACGTTCACCGGCGCCGTCTCGGGGACGAGCTGGTTGGGGTCGGCCGTCGGCAGCTCTTCGCCGAGCTCCTGGTACACCAGGTCGGCGAGGGGCTGTCCCTGCTTGCCGGGGTTGGCGA
This genomic interval carries:
- the polA gene encoding DNA polymerase I produces the protein MSDSAKPTFMVIDGHSLAFRAFYALPVDSFVNRDGQHTNAIHGFISMLLMLLQREKPTHLAVAFDISRFSFRTREYAEYKGTRSETPAEFKGQIPLLQQALEAMGITTVTKEDYEADDILATLSAQGAAQGYQVYVVSGDRDSIQLVNDDVTLLYPSVRGVSELTRYDRDKVYERYGIEPHQYPDIAALVGETSDNLVGIDKVGEKTAVKWVTQYGSLDGVLEHADDIKGVVGNNLREQRDRAIRNRRLNRLVTDVELPVGPGDVALRPVDETAVRELFAKLQFRTLLDRVFKVVGGGDAADTAVEGTVEDSGVTPPPVGTLIDEELGYWLERKGASGAENGYGVAVEVIDGRLSAIGIATHDDAVLVPGGSGAKDYEQLTAWFASDAPKHFHDAKAAVKALGTAGIVVNGIAGDARIMGWLANPGKQGQPLADLVYQELGEELPTADPNQLVPETAPVNVGVHAWYVLRVTTALRARIDSGSLQVLDDIELPLVSVLAQMETTGVGIDRPVLTGLSKELGERAAELAQQAFAEIGHEVNLGSPKQLQEVLFTELAMPKTRKTKTGFSTDAASLADLQDQHPHPFLGLLLQHRDATKLRQIVDTLDAAVVDGRIHTRYEQTGTSTGRVSSTDPNLQNIPVKTAVGRRIRSAFAVAEPYTTLLTADYSQIEMRIMAHLSGDPGLIQAFNEGEDLHRFVGARVFGVEPADVSAEMRTKVKAMSYGLAYGLSAFGLSKQLRIEQAEARTLMTEYFARFGAVRDYLRNVVEEAREAGYTETIFGRRRPFPDLKSPNRVLRENAERAALNAPIQGSAADIMKIAMLGVAADLREGDLGTRLLLQVHDELILEVAPGEQDRVEEILRTRMGGAAELTVPLDVSVGLGANWEAAAH
- a CDS encoding DUF885 domain-containing protein, encoding MTEERPVRQPSAVDRVAEDWVSTLVDLDPTIATYIGVAGRTGEYGDTSPAGADAMASAARAAKGALDAATPVDDVDRVTKTDLGAELDLVVESYERRLHLRDLNVIASPPQSLRDAIDLMPTATESDWHDIASRFAALPDALEGYRESLLQGTREQVTPARRQVELVAEQAARSGAADGFFRQLADAAATEDGTTLPESLRADLQRGADAAAAAYRSLSRFLEHELMPLATPVDAVGRDAYELHSRRFLGAVVDLDEAYEWGIEELARMRDEQERIADRIESGASVARAIEVLDADPARTLHGTDALRRWMQETSDASIRAMDGTYFDIADPIKRLECRIAPTQEGGIYYSGPSDDFSRAGRMWWSVPQGVTEFGTWREKTTVYHEGVPGHHLQISQAVYNRGELNTWRRQLAGPSGHVEGWALYAERLMEQLGFLDDDGDRLGMLDGQRMRAARVVLDIGVHLQKTNPDGGGWTWEYALDFMRRNVNMDDAFIRFEVARYFGWPGQAPSYKIGQRVWESIRDDVAARQGSDFDLKAFHHRALALGGVGLDTLRSALVD